One genomic segment of Paenibacillus sp. FSL H8-0332 includes these proteins:
- a CDS encoding HD-GYP domain-containing protein, whose protein sequence is MDNDLGRTIKNDLINAYGVTVIPAGSRLNAEHLELIRKQKIDRFDILFADEADQAPPYQKMVNSTVDLSKELFESYRISRKIPLADIRKDVLPVIQEISRNPDIFALFHSVQGKDDYTYQHNIGVAVLSTLIGRWLEMSEAELSVLSMAATLHDIGKLKIPSELLNKPGKLTDEEFTQVKKHTVYGYEILKETTGANSRIALVALQHHERNDGKGYPLGLTDEQIDPYSKIVAVADIFHAMSSKRPYHEPMPFHMIVDQMRRGSFGALDPHIVTVFLENVVKRSVGRDVVLTDGRVGEIVYLNPHDIETPLIRIGDEYIDLSKRTELNIREISI, encoded by the coding sequence ATGGACAATGATCTGGGAAGAACGATTAAGAATGACCTGATTAATGCCTATGGAGTGACTGTAATTCCGGCGGGGAGCCGGCTGAATGCCGAGCATCTGGAGCTTATCCGTAAACAAAAAATCGACAGGTTCGACATTCTGTTTGCAGATGAGGCTGACCAGGCGCCCCCCTATCAGAAGATGGTCAACAGTACAGTGGACCTGTCCAAGGAATTATTTGAATCCTATAGAATCTCCCGCAAAATCCCGCTGGCGGATATCCGCAAGGATGTTCTTCCGGTCATTCAGGAGATCTCGCGCAACCCGGATATCTTCGCCTTGTTCCATTCGGTGCAGGGCAAGGATGATTATACATATCAGCACAATATCGGCGTTGCAGTGCTGTCTACCCTGATCGGCAGATGGCTGGAGATGAGTGAGGCGGAGCTGTCCGTGCTCTCCATGGCTGCAACCCTGCATGACATCGGCAAGCTGAAGATTCCTTCAGAGCTGCTGAATAAGCCCGGCAAGCTGACGGACGAGGAATTCACCCAAGTGAAGAAGCACACGGTCTACGGCTACGAGATCCTCAAAGAAACCACCGGAGCCAATTCACGCATTGCCCTGGTGGCGCTTCAGCATCATGAGCGAAATGACGGTAAGGGGTATCCGCTGGGGCTGACGGACGAGCAGATCGATCCTTACAGTAAAATTGTGGCCGTGGCGGATATTTTTCATGCGATGTCCAGCAAGCGCCCGTATCATGAACCGATGCCGTTCCATATGATTGTGGATCAGATGAGAAGAGGCAGCTTCGGCGCGCTGGACCCGCATATTGTAACCGTTTTTCTGGAGAATGTCGTGAAGCGGTCCGTGGGGCGTGATGTAGTCTTAACCGATGGCCGGGTCGGCGAGATTGTCTATTTGAACCCGCATGATATCGAGACTCCGCTGATCCGCATCGGGGATGAATATATTGATCTCAGCAAAAGAACGGAGCTTAATATCCGGGAGATCAGCATCTGA
- a CDS encoding response regulator, whose amino-acid sequence MRLFLEGAAEMKVLIVDDEKHVREAIRYFVPWDSYNISGIYEATNGQEAIRIMQEHQPAVVFTDMRMPLMDGAELLEWLHRHYPHTKTIVISGYQDFNYVKPAIVYGGTDYLLKPLNSKQLIASAEHAFKLWMEEEAERKRRQRQNMQLNALRPLYWDKMLSDLVSGQASFHELKLALCEELGMPIGAQECRIAVIPLQGADCHLLRRFRGDVALTAFVLANVCNEVMAADQSGYAFRNWQGGGELVVLLWSAVAQAEEMLNRLNEAIRQAFGVQLDIGLSPLNPLPEGLRSALEQAGQALAERNLLQRDGRIHPFRKRGEGSGPANDYGLEGRLDKLRIAVLSGDLERMERVAEEWAGHLAGLPLLTERVLLHQETEMLDVLKRWRPEAEISLERCYDAEGLFSVENWQCRLKSLLHRLSKGSPQTPDSRLVQEIREYLDRNYAQEMTLQHIAERFFISRENVSRKFKQITGENLSDYLTGLRVEKAKALLQNTNLRLSQIAELVGYEDEKYFSRVFKKTAGLTPREYRKQEEEA is encoded by the coding sequence TTGAGACTATTTCTTGAAGGAGCGGCTGAGATGAAGGTGCTGATTGTAGATGATGAGAAGCATGTGCGGGAGGCCATCCGTTATTTTGTTCCGTGGGACAGCTATAATATCTCCGGGATCTATGAGGCGACCAACGGGCAGGAGGCGATACGGATCATGCAGGAGCATCAGCCGGCCGTCGTCTTCACGGATATGCGGATGCCGCTGATGGACGGGGCGGAGCTGCTGGAATGGCTGCACCGTCATTATCCGCATACGAAGACGATTGTCATCAGCGGGTATCAGGATTTCAATTATGTGAAGCCGGCCATCGTATACGGCGGTACGGATTATCTGCTGAAGCCGCTGAACAGCAAGCAGCTGATTGCCTCTGCGGAGCATGCCTTCAAGCTGTGGATGGAGGAGGAGGCGGAACGGAAGCGGCGGCAGCGCCAGAACATGCAGCTGAACGCGCTGCGTCCGCTCTACTGGGACAAGATGCTGTCCGATCTGGTGAGCGGACAGGCCTCGTTCCATGAGCTGAAGCTGGCCCTCTGTGAAGAGCTGGGGATGCCGATTGGGGCGCAGGAGTGCAGGATCGCCGTCATCCCGCTGCAAGGCGCAGATTGCCATCTGCTGCGGAGATTTCGCGGCGATGTGGCCTTGACGGCCTTCGTGCTGGCCAATGTCTGCAATGAAGTGATGGCGGCCGACCAGAGCGGCTACGCCTTCCGCAACTGGCAGGGTGGAGGCGAGCTTGTAGTTCTGCTGTGGAGCGCTGTAGCACAGGCGGAGGAGATGCTTAACCGCCTGAATGAGGCCATCCGCCAGGCGTTTGGCGTTCAGCTGGATATCGGGCTTAGTCCGCTGAACCCGTTGCCGGAGGGGCTGCGGTCTGCCCTTGAACAGGCTGGACAGGCGCTTGCGGAGCGGAATCTATTGCAGCGGGACGGGCGCATTCATCCCTTCAGGAAGCGCGGGGAAGGGAGTGGACCTGCAAACGACTACGGCCTGGAGGGACGGCTGGATAAGCTCAGAATCGCCGTCTTGTCCGGCGATCTGGAGCGGATGGAGCGGGTGGCGGAGGAGTGGGCCGGACATCTGGCCGGGCTGCCGCTGCTCACAGAGCGCGTTCTGCTGCATCAGGAGACGGAGATGCTGGACGTTCTGAAGCGCTGGCGGCCGGAGGCAGAGATCAGCCTGGAGCGCTGTTATGACGCCGAAGGGCTGTTCTCGGTGGAGAACTGGCAATGCCGGTTGAAATCGCTGCTGCACCGCTTGTCCAAGGGCAGCCCGCAGACGCCGGACAGCCGGCTCGTCCAGGAGATCAGGGAGTACCTGGACAGGAACTATGCGCAGGAGATGACGCTGCAGCATATTGCGGAACGCTTTTTCATCAGCAGGGAGAATGTGTCGCGCAAGTTCAAGCAGATTACCGGAGAGAATCTGTCGGATTATCTCACCGGCCTCCGGGTGGAGAAGGCGAAGGCGCTGCTCCAGAATACGAATCTGCGGCTGTCGCAGATCGCGGAGCTGGTGGGCTATGAGGATGAGAAGTATTTCAGCCGTGTCTTCAAAAAAACCGCCGGCCTCACACCAAGAGAATACCGCAAGCAGGAAGAAGAAGCCTGA
- a CDS encoding sensor histidine kinase — translation MFKNSIRTRLMALVLLASVIPSGISVTFSYLYTRQSVTDQSVKQNTKLLTLGEANLRSYFSGMNQQAMSLYSGINVPSSFYTTLLTAKSAAQAPPGTILPDTRAIISTQLYNLFLSDRNTYQIHLYVRAARQSNLLLKGFFRREDNADYAAKGQAGGTYRPYLEVTHMDHQYGVKSGFPNLKPGSVPVFTAHFPIYRTPSDSVLADLSIDYTLGELGGIVESMYTSDTERLYVLNEQGEALFASDPDWIGKPVAAGWSRLPAEQDSGHFAWKKDGFQGIVMYKQIKAPLFSGSIIKLVPYEDLYTDARVITRFNMGIGLLFLLIGGISAVLISIGFTRPIKKLIHFTQKVQTGQLDAHMDAEREDEFGLLTRKITGMTRTINELIVKEYRLELANKTNQLKALQAQVNPHFLYNALQSIASLSLRYNAPKVYDLIYSLGSMMRYSMNTERIQVPLRDEIEHVQNYMILQTERFGEENLQLEVQAGPEALELILPKMILQPIVENIFKHAFADGISGGLIQIECRLEGAARLVLAVKDNGRGMSPERLEEITACLRGSSQPDQEEIGLYNVLARLRLQFGSAAEMQLKNNEDGQGLTVTLIIPLEEIDG, via the coding sequence ATGTTCAAGAACAGCATCCGGACACGGCTGATGGCCTTAGTGCTGCTGGCGTCAGTGATCCCGTCAGGCATCTCTGTGACCTTCTCTTATCTCTATACGAGGCAGTCGGTTACGGACCAGTCCGTGAAGCAGAATACGAAGCTGCTGACGCTGGGGGAGGCGAATCTCCGGAGTTATTTCAGCGGCATGAACCAGCAGGCGATGTCGCTCTACAGCGGAATCAATGTTCCCAGCTCCTTCTACACCACCCTGCTTACCGCCAAAAGCGCCGCCCAGGCCCCGCCCGGCACGATTCTGCCGGACACCCGGGCCATCATCTCCACCCAGCTGTACAATCTGTTTCTCTCCGACCGCAATACGTATCAGATTCATCTGTATGTGAGGGCCGCCAGGCAGTCCAATCTGCTGCTTAAGGGATTTTTCCGCCGTGAGGATAACGCAGACTATGCCGCCAAGGGGCAAGCCGGAGGAACTTACCGCCCGTATCTCGAAGTGACGCATATGGATCATCAATACGGCGTGAAGTCCGGCTTCCCCAATCTGAAGCCGGGGAGCGTGCCGGTCTTTACGGCCCATTTTCCCATCTACCGGACCCCTAGTGACAGCGTACTGGCAGATTTGTCGATCGATTATACGCTGGGGGAGCTGGGGGGGATTGTGGAGTCGATGTACACTTCGGACACAGAGCGCCTGTATGTGCTGAATGAGCAAGGCGAGGCGCTGTTCGCCTCCGATCCGGACTGGATTGGGAAGCCGGTCGCAGCGGGCTGGAGCCGTCTCCCCGCAGAGCAGGACAGCGGGCATTTCGCCTGGAAGAAGGATGGCTTTCAGGGGATCGTAATGTACAAGCAGATCAAGGCCCCTTTGTTCAGCGGAAGCATTATCAAGCTGGTACCCTATGAGGATCTGTACACAGACGCAAGGGTGATTACCCGGTTCAATATGGGCATTGGACTGCTATTCCTGCTGATTGGGGGCATCAGTGCCGTGCTGATCTCCATCGGCTTCACCCGTCCGATCAAGAAGCTGATTCACTTCACGCAGAAGGTGCAGACCGGCCAGCTGGATGCGCATATGGATGCCGAGCGGGAGGACGAGTTCGGGCTGCTCACCCGCAAGATCACCGGTATGACCCGCACGATCAATGAGCTGATCGTTAAGGAATACCGGCTGGAGCTGGCGAACAAGACGAATCAGCTGAAGGCGCTCCAGGCCCAGGTGAACCCGCATTTTCTCTACAATGCGCTGCAATCCATCGCCAGCCTGTCCTTGCGCTATAATGCGCCGAAGGTGTATGATCTCATCTATTCCCTGGGCAGCATGATGCGTTATTCGATGAATACCGAGCGTATACAAGTACCGCTGCGTGATGAGATTGAGCATGTGCAGAACTATATGATTCTCCAGACGGAGCGGTTCGGCGAAGAGAATCTGCAGCTGGAGGTTCAGGCGGGGCCGGAGGCTCTGGAGCTGATCCTGCCGAAGATGATCCTGCAGCCGATTGTGGAGAATATCTTCAAGCATGCCTTCGCTGACGGCATAAGCGGGGGGCTGATCCAGATAGAGTGCAGGCTGGAAGGGGCGGCCAGGCTGGTGCTTGCCGTGAAGGATAACGGCCGGGGCATGAGCCCGGAGCGGCTGGAGGAGATTACGGCCTGCCTCAGAGGCAGCAGCCAGCCGGACCAGGAGGAGATTGGCCTGTACAATGTGCTGGCCCGCCTGCGGCTCCAGTTCGGCAGCGCAGCGGAGATGCAGCTGAAGAATAATGAAGACGGCCAAGGCCTTACCGTTACGCTGATTATTCCGCTGGAGGAGATTGACGGTTAA
- a CDS encoding sugar ABC transporter permease, with translation MRKTLGMQRGWGQQIVFLGPCLLFFLTIVVTPFFLGFYYSSTDWNGLDLDKAVWTGAANWKRIFMNDDKFWESLVFTLRFTVISVVAANVLALLLAFILMTTLKTKKLLRTIFFMPNVIGGILLGYIWQFIFTKGFATIGELTGISFFQLPWLGTPSTGFWGLVIVFVWQTAGYMMVIYIAGLAGIPKDLIEAARIDGARAPQLFKSVYIPLIMPAITICLFLTTSNAFKMFDLNLSLTKGGPGTSTQSLAYNIYAEALINNRYGLGTAKALLFFAAVSLITVTQVWLTKRKEVSA, from the coding sequence ATGAGAAAAACTCTAGGTATGCAGCGAGGCTGGGGACAGCAAATCGTATTTCTCGGCCCCTGTCTGCTCTTTTTCCTGACCATTGTGGTCACCCCGTTCTTCCTCGGCTTCTACTACTCCTCCACCGACTGGAACGGGCTGGATCTGGACAAAGCGGTCTGGACCGGCGCGGCCAACTGGAAACGGATTTTTATGAATGACGATAAGTTCTGGGAGTCCCTGGTCTTCACCCTGCGCTTCACCGTGATCTCGGTGGTGGCTGCCAACGTGCTTGCGCTGCTGCTGGCCTTCATTCTAATGACGACGCTGAAGACGAAGAAGCTGCTCCGTACCATCTTTTTCATGCCCAATGTGATCGGCGGCATTCTGCTGGGCTACATCTGGCAGTTCATCTTCACCAAGGGCTTCGCTACGATCGGTGAGCTGACCGGGATTTCGTTCTTCCAGCTGCCCTGGCTGGGCACGCCAAGCACCGGGTTCTGGGGTCTGGTCATTGTGTTCGTCTGGCAGACGGCCGGGTATATGATGGTCATCTATATCGCCGGACTGGCCGGGATTCCGAAGGATCTCATTGAAGCTGCCCGCATAGACGGTGCACGCGCTCCGCAGCTGTTCAAGAGCGTCTACATCCCGCTGATTATGCCGGCGATCACCATCTGCCTGTTCCTGACAACCTCCAATGCCTTCAAAATGTTCGACCTCAACCTGTCGCTGACCAAAGGCGGACCGGGCACCTCGACGCAGTCGCTGGCCTATAACATTTATGCGGAGGCACTGATCAACAACCGGTATGGCCTGGGTACAGCCAAAGCGCTGCTCTTCTTCGCCGCCGTCTCCCTGATCACCGTCACCCAGGTCTGGCTTACCAAACGAAAAGAGGTGTCCGCCTAA
- a CDS encoding carbohydrate ABC transporter permease, whose translation MNSSRYRPGNFILEIAAILLAIVFLSPFYLVLSNSVKGLKDILIDAASWPQVFHWSNYSKVWDAINFPQAFFNSLQITILSVIFIVLFSSMAAYQIVRKPTRFNSFVFLLLVSAMIIPFQSLMLQLVRVTSLLELRGELYGIVACYLGFGMPLSVFLFHGFIKTVPLELEEAARVDGSNPYGVFFRIVFPLLLPIIVTVIILNTLWIWNDYLLPVLVIGGNKDLTTLPVAVTKFFGQYTKKWDLALAGLVMAITPILLFFLSLQRYIVEGVTAGSIKG comes from the coding sequence ATGAACAGCAGCCGCTACCGCCCGGGCAACTTCATCCTCGAAATTGCCGCCATTCTGCTGGCTATTGTCTTCCTGTCACCATTCTATCTGGTCCTGAGCAATTCGGTTAAAGGGCTGAAGGACATCCTGATCGATGCCGCTTCCTGGCCGCAGGTGTTCCACTGGAGTAACTATTCCAAGGTATGGGATGCCATTAACTTCCCGCAGGCCTTCTTCAATTCTTTGCAAATTACGATTCTAAGTGTTATCTTCATTGTCCTGTTCAGCTCGATGGCCGCTTACCAGATTGTGCGCAAGCCGACGCGCTTCAATTCCTTCGTGTTCCTGCTGCTGGTCTCGGCGATGATCATCCCTTTCCAGTCGCTCATGCTGCAGTTGGTCCGGGTGACCAGCCTGCTGGAGCTGCGCGGCGAGCTGTATGGCATTGTGGCCTGTTATCTCGGCTTCGGGATGCCGCTGTCTGTCTTTCTGTTCCACGGGTTCATCAAGACGGTGCCGCTGGAGCTGGAGGAAGCCGCGCGGGTGGACGGCTCGAATCCGTACGGCGTGTTCTTCCGGATCGTCTTCCCGCTGCTGCTGCCGATTATTGTAACCGTCATTATCCTGAACACGCTGTGGATCTGGAATGACTATCTGCTGCCTGTCCTGGTGATCGGCGGGAATAAGGATCTGACGACCCTGCCCGTAGCTGTGACCAAGTTCTTCGGTCAGTACACCAAGAAGTGGGATCTGGCCCTTGCGGGTCTCGTCATGGCGATCACGCCTATTCTCTTGTTCTTCCTGTCCCTCCAGCGTTATATTGTGGAAGGCGTGACGGCAGGCTCCATTAAAGGATGA
- a CDS encoding ABC transporter substrate-binding protein, which translates to MKRKFAFIMATVCTLIIAGCGNSGNTNSAGNGSATNAPNASTESAAPEAGKAPAKDVTIKMFQFKVEIAEQLNALAEEYEKETGVKVEVETHGGGEDYGALLKAEIASGSEPEIFNNGGYIALVPYMDRATDLSNEPWAAQLIPTAKTPATVDGKLYGMPMNVEGYGLIYNKDLFAKAGITEEPKTLPQLKDAAAKLKTAGITPFEATNEWWSMGIHLVNVGMAHQPDPKQFIDDVKAGKQTIKGNAVFKQWLDLVDVIIGNAQDNKMTTDYATQVAEFASGKAAMMLQGNWTQGDIDKIDPALNLGLLPLPINNEEGTILVGVPNNYIVNSKSAHPEEAKAFLNWMVSSETGQKYLTKEFKFIPAEANITADAADIGQVAVAVQEKSGSALGWNWDMFPDGVTQGFGAAMQEYLGGQLNHDQLLEKLDKAVQDIVKQ; encoded by the coding sequence ATGAAAAGAAAGTTCGCATTCATCATGGCAACCGTTTGCACCCTCATTATCGCAGGTTGCGGGAACAGCGGCAATACGAATTCCGCAGGCAATGGAAGCGCTACGAATGCTCCTAACGCGTCAACCGAATCCGCAGCACCGGAAGCCGGCAAAGCGCCTGCCAAGGATGTTACGATCAAGATGTTCCAGTTCAAGGTGGAAATTGCCGAGCAGCTGAATGCACTCGCCGAAGAATATGAGAAGGAGACGGGTGTGAAGGTGGAGGTCGAAACGCACGGCGGCGGTGAGGATTACGGCGCGCTGCTGAAGGCGGAGATTGCCTCCGGCTCTGAGCCTGAGATTTTCAATAACGGTGGGTATATAGCTCTTGTTCCTTATATGGACCGCGCCACCGACCTGAGCAATGAGCCTTGGGCCGCCCAGCTGATCCCGACCGCCAAGACACCGGCAACCGTAGACGGCAAGCTCTATGGCATGCCTATGAATGTAGAAGGCTACGGGCTGATCTACAACAAGGATCTGTTCGCCAAAGCCGGTATTACGGAAGAGCCCAAGACGCTCCCGCAGCTCAAGGATGCCGCAGCCAAGCTGAAGACCGCCGGCATCACGCCGTTCGAAGCGACCAATGAGTGGTGGTCGATGGGGATTCATCTCGTTAACGTAGGAATGGCCCACCAGCCTGATCCGAAGCAGTTCATTGACGATGTGAAGGCGGGCAAACAGACCATCAAGGGCAATGCCGTCTTCAAGCAATGGCTGGATCTCGTCGATGTGATCATAGGTAATGCCCAGGACAACAAGATGACTACCGATTATGCAACCCAGGTGGCTGAATTCGCCTCCGGCAAGGCCGCCATGATGCTGCAAGGGAACTGGACGCAAGGCGATATCGATAAAATCGATCCGGCCCTGAACCTGGGCCTCCTCCCGCTCCCGATCAATAACGAAGAAGGCACCATCCTGGTAGGTGTGCCTAACAACTATATCGTGAACAGCAAATCCGCACATCCGGAGGAAGCCAAGGCCTTCCTGAACTGGATGGTCAGCTCAGAAACCGGCCAGAAGTATCTGACCAAGGAGTTCAAGTTCATCCCGGCGGAAGCGAACATCACCGCAGACGCCGCCGATATCGGCCAGGTCGCCGTAGCCGTGCAGGAGAAATCCGGGAGTGCGCTGGGCTGGAACTGGGATATGTTCCCTGACGGCGTGACCCAGGGCTTCGGCGCTGCCATGCAGGAATACCTCGGCGGCCAGCTGAACCATGACCAGCTGCTGGAGAAGCTGGATAAGGCGGTGCAGGATATTGTGAAGCAATAG
- a CDS encoding putative immunity protein gives MKLEDYAWNTHEQILKEAQIEFKHSSPKIKIIDNSNLRNRIEEALEKMPQKLLAEWALRVATPYLDYLDDSLKDDPRIHLGIETLQKRIDGRIRAFDLRKVGFAVNELAKESKTDISKHAARSFAQAIATGHMRGHALVSSDYAIKTTNSLTGNSIDASTKERERQLKLTELLG, from the coding sequence GTGAAATTAGAAGACTATGCATGGAATACGCATGAGCAGATATTAAAAGAAGCACAAATCGAATTTAAACATAGTAGCCCTAAAATAAAAATTATAGATAACAGCAATTTGCGAAATCGAATTGAAGAAGCTCTTGAAAAAATGCCGCAAAAGTTACTTGCCGAATGGGCTTTGAGAGTCGCTACTCCATACTTAGATTATCTTGATGATTCTTTAAAGGATGACCCGCGAATACATCTGGGGATTGAGACATTACAAAAACGAATAGACGGAAGGATTCGAGCCTTCGATTTACGAAAGGTTGGATTTGCAGTGAATGAATTGGCGAAAGAATCCAAAACAGATATTAGCAAACATGCTGCGCGTTCCTTCGCCCAAGCCATTGCGACAGGACATATGAGGGGACATGCTTTAGTTAGCAGTGACTACGCGATAAAGACAACGAATTCTTTAACGGGTAACTCTATAGATGCTTCTACAAAGGAAAGGGAAAGACAATTAAAGTTAACGGAGCTTTTAGGCTGA
- a CDS encoding Nramp family divalent metal transporter, with amino-acid sequence MEQNTAVESSPILKGHTNKHSAQSVLNGDVKGLKRLLPFLGPAFIASVAYLDPGNFATNITAGSKYGYLLLWVIFASNLMAVLIQSLSAKLGIATGKNLPEVAREQFPKGVSIFLWIQSEIVIIATDLAEFIGAALGLYLLFGIPMLPAALITAVGSFAILELQRRGYRTLEAGIAGMVMIVVLAFAFQVIMAKPDAGSVLTGMFTPRFEGVDSILLAAGILGATVMPHAIYLHSSLTQSRIVGANEQEKKQIFRLEFIDILIAMLIAGAVNMAMVIVAAALFFKNGLVVEDLDIAFEQFRNLAGPVTAISFGLSLLIAGLSSSSVGTMAGDVVMQGFINKKINLYLRRAITIIPPLFIIASGVNATSALVMSQVVLSFGIAFALIPLVIFTSDRRIMQGLVNHRITTILGWIISALVVALNLFLVVEMFV; translated from the coding sequence ATGGAGCAAAATACCGCAGTAGAATCATCCCCTATATTAAAAGGTCATACCAACAAACATTCGGCGCAATCGGTGCTTAACGGAGATGTCAAGGGACTGAAGAGACTTCTTCCTTTTCTGGGCCCGGCTTTTATAGCTTCCGTTGCTTACCTGGACCCCGGCAATTTTGCCACCAATATTACCGCAGGCTCGAAATACGGGTATCTGCTGCTCTGGGTCATTTTCGCCTCGAATCTGATGGCCGTACTAATTCAATCCTTATCTGCCAAGCTTGGCATTGCTACCGGCAAGAATCTGCCCGAGGTCGCGCGGGAGCAATTCCCGAAGGGCGTATCGATCTTCCTCTGGATTCAGAGCGAAATCGTCATTATCGCTACCGATCTTGCTGAATTCATCGGCGCGGCCCTCGGACTCTATCTGCTGTTCGGCATCCCCATGCTTCCGGCTGCATTGATTACCGCTGTAGGATCGTTTGCCATTCTGGAATTACAGCGGAGAGGTTACCGTACGCTTGAGGCTGGAATCGCCGGTATGGTGATGATCGTAGTTCTGGCTTTTGCATTCCAGGTCATTATGGCGAAGCCGGATGCGGGCAGTGTGCTTACAGGGATGTTCACCCCCAGATTCGAAGGCGTGGACAGCATCCTGCTGGCTGCCGGGATTCTTGGCGCTACGGTTATGCCCCACGCTATCTATCTGCATTCTTCGCTGACCCAGAGCCGTATCGTAGGTGCTAATGAACAGGAGAAGAAGCAGATTTTCCGGCTCGAATTCATCGATATTCTGATTGCGATGCTGATTGCCGGTGCAGTGAATATGGCTATGGTCATCGTCGCAGCAGCACTTTTCTTCAAGAATGGTCTGGTCGTTGAGGATCTGGATATCGCCTTCGAGCAGTTCCGCAATCTGGCGGGTCCGGTTACGGCGATCTCCTTCGGCCTCAGCCTGCTGATCGCAGGTCTGTCCAGCTCGTCGGTGGGCACGATGGCCGGTGATGTGGTCATGCAGGGCTTCATTAATAAAAAAATCAATCTCTACCTCCGCCGGGCGATCACTATTATCCCGCCGCTCTTCATCATCGCCTCGGGTGTTAATGCGACCAGCGCACTGGTGATGAGCCAGGTTGTCCTGTCCTTCGGGATTGCCTTCGCCCTGATTCCGCTCGTGATCTTCACCAGCGACCGCCGGATCATGCAGGGGCTGGTGAACCACCGGATCACCACCATCCTCGGCTGGATCATCTCCGCCCTGGTGGTCGCGCTGAACCTGTTCCTGGTGGTGGAGATGTTTGTGTAA